ACGGCGGGCGCCGTGCCGCCGACGCCCGGCTATTTCAGGCGCATCCGCGAAATCTGCGACCGCTACGGCATCCTGCTGATCCTCGACGAGGTCATGTGCGGCATGGGGCGGACCGGCACCATGTTCTCCTGCGAGCAGGACGAAGTCGTGCCCGACCTGCTGACCCTCGCCAAAGGGCTGGGCGCCGGCTACCAGCCGATCGGCGCCGTGATGGCGGCCGACCGGGTGTTCCGGGCCATCGCCGATGGCAGCGGCTTCTTCCAGCACAGCCATACCTATATGGGCCATCCGGTGGCCTGCGCCGCGGGCAACGCCGTGATCGACGCCATCGAGGAGGACGATCTGCTGGCCAACGTCCGCACGCGCGGCGACGACCTGCAGGCGGGCCTGCGCATGACACTGGGCCAGCATCCGCATGTCGGCGACATCCGCGGACGGGGCCTGCTGGTCGGCGTCGAGATCGTCCGGGACCGCGGCACCAAGGAGCCGTTCGAGCCGGAACGCAAGCTGCCGGCGAAAATCAAGGCGGCGGCGCTGGACGAAGGGTTGATGGTCTATCCGATGGGCGGCACGATCGACGGCCTGTCGGGCGCCCATGTCCTGCTCGCGCCGCCCTACACTATCGACGCCGGCCATGTCGAAGCGATCGTCGACCGGCTGGGCACGGCGCTCGATACGGCGCTCGCTGCGTAGCCCGCCCCGTAACCGGAAGTCCCGCGGCCCTTGGCGGCTATGGCCGCGGCTGGCAATCCGTGCCATCATCCGCGCAGGACCGGACGGGAGCGAAAACATGGCGCGATTCGTCGTTTCGCCGCATATGCGGCTGCATGAATGGGTGGCGGAGGAGAAGGGATTCTTCTCCGACGTCGGACTCGACTACACGTTTCGCGAGCAGCTCGGTTCGCGCGACGGCAGCGATCACGACCTGGGCGACAGGATCGGCGCCTACCAGACCTTCGAGGCGGGACGGACCTGCGATGTCAGCGCCGCCTGCCACTGGACGGTCAACGCCGCCGCCGCGTCGGGCCACGGCAAGCTCTACGCCGGCTGCTACTCGGTCTCGCCCTGCGGGATTTTCGTCCCGGCGGACTCTGCCATCCGCCGGCCCGAAGACCTGGCCGGGGTGCCGATTTCGGTCGGCTACCAGTCGGGCAGCCACTATTCGACCATCCAGACGCTCGAAGACTTCATGGCGCCGGAGGATATCGCGCTGTCCTTCGCCGACGGTCTGCTCTTCCGCCGGCTCGAACTGCTGATCGACGGCAAGGTTCCGGCGGCCAGCCTGTTCAGCGGGCCGTACTATTTCGCCGAGCAGCTCGGCTTCCGCAAGATCGTCGACACCAGCTTCATGATGGCGTCGATGATCACCGGCGATCCGGATCCCGGCGACGTCGAAAAGTTTTTCGAGGCCCTGCGCCGCGCCCAGATCGAGATCGATCTCCGGCTCGAACGGCACCGCCATCACTACCGGCGGGAATTCCCTGAACGGTTCCACGACGAGATGGACGTGCGCCGCTTCGGCCCCGGCGAACGGCTGGTCTTCGAGCCCTATACCGAGGACATTTTCGAACGCTCGCGCACCTGGGTCGCCGAGCGTGGAATCTTCCCCGACGGCGGCCTCGGCGACGCCTCGTACCGGGACTCGATCTACGCCGCGGCGTGATCCGTGCCGGAGGCCTTCACGGATTCTGGTCCCAGTCCGGATCGTCGCTCGGGCTGAGCGGCGTGTCGCCGACCAGCAGGCCCTTGCCCGGTATGTAATTGATTTCGAGCCGGATGCCATCGGGGTCCTCGAAGACAAAATAGTAGTAGCCCGGCGCAAAGTCGCCTTCCAGCGGGCCGCGGTCGATGAAGCCGCCGATGCTGCGCACATGCGCGGCCGCCGCGTCGACATCCTCCCGGCTGCGCGCCCGGAAGCAGAAATGATGCAGGCCGACCCGGGTCGCCGCGAAGCGCTCGCCGGCATAGTCTTCCGAGCAGCGCTGGATGCCGAGCGCGGTGCGGCCGCCGACATGGTAGAGGAAATTGTTGCCGTCATAGACCTTCTTGAGGCCGAGGAAGGGCAGCAGTCCGGAATAGAATTCCCGCGCCTTCTCCCACTGGCTCACCGTCAGGATGATGTGGGCGGCGCCGTTGATCTCGATCATCTGTTTCTCCGCGCGATAGCCGGCAGGCGCTAAGCGGCCGTTTCCTTCGGCTTGTAGCCAGGCAGCAGGTTCTGCTTGGTTTCCTCGTCCCACTCCAGCATCAGCTTGCCAAGTTCCTTGCCGGCGTCGTAGCCGCGGCGCAGGGCCGGCCGCTGCTGCAGCGCCTTGTACCAGCGCCTGACGTTCCGGAATTCGCCAAGGTCGACCTTCTGCCCCTTGTAGGTGATGACCCAGGGCCAGCACGCCATGTCGGCGATGGAATAGTCGCCGGCGATGAACTCGCGGCCGTAGAGCCGGCGGTCGAGTACGCCGTAGAGCCGGAGCATCTCGGCGCGGTAGCGCTCGATGGCGTAGGGGATCGGCTCCGGGGCGTAGAGCGAGAAATGGCCGGCCTGGCCGAACATCGGGCCGACGCCGCCGAGCTGCCACGACAGCCATTCGAGCACGGTCTTGCGCCCGCGCAGGTCGGCCGGCAGGAAGCGCCCGGTCTTCTCGGCGAGGTAGATCAGGATGGCGCCGGATTCGAACACCGGGAGCGGCGGGCCGCCGTCGGCCGGTGCGTGATCGACGATCGCCGGCATCCGGTTGTTCGGGCTGATGGCGAGGAAGTCCGGCTCGAACTGCGCGCCCTTGTAAATGTTGACCGGGACGATCCGGTAGTCGAGCGCCATCTCCTCCAGGGCGATGGAGATTTTCCAGCCGTTCGGCGTGGGCCAGAACCAGGCGTCGATCATGGGCGGATGTCCTCGGGGAAACCGGCTGGCGGCAACGATTGAGGCGCCGCCCTCGCCCGGACCTATCACGAAACCGGCCCTGCCGCGAGATCGGGGAGCGCCGGCGCAGCGCCGCCCGGTTCGACGCGCACTGCGCAGCGCGATTGTGGTAACAAGCGCCGGGACGGCTGCGCTCGCCGAAGCCGCCGGCAGACAACGCGAACGACAGGAATTCCCGTGAGCGACCCCGACCTCGACGCCGCCTACGACATCGAAGCCTCCGTGCCGAACCTGCCGGCCATCCAGGCGCGCTATGCCGAAGCGAGCGCCGCGCTGACCGGCCTCGACAGCGCCGCGCTCGACCTCGCCTACGGCCCGGACCCGCGGCACCGGCTGGACATCCTGGCGCCGCCGGAGGGCGCGCGGGCCGCAATCCTCTATTTCCACGGCGGCTACTGGAAGGGCGGCGCCAAGGAAGGCCGGCGCTTTCCCGGCCCGGCCTGGAACGCGCGGGGTGTCGCCTGGGTGCCGGTCGAATACCGCCTGGCCCCGGCCGCGACGGTCGACGGGATCGTCGACGACGCCCGCCGCGCCGTCGCCTGGTTCCATGCCCACGCCGCCGAATACGGCTGCGACCCGGCGGCGATCCATGTCGCGGGCAATTCGGCCGGCGGGCATCTGGCCGGGATGCTGGCGGCCGAAGGCTGGCAGGCTGAATGGGGCCTGCCGGCGGACATTATCGCGTCGGCCGCGCCGGTGAGCGGCCTGTTCGACCTGGCGCCCCTGCGCCGCACCTTCGCCAACGACTGGCTCGCACTCGACGAAGCCGGCGCGCAACGCAACAGCCCGATCCACCGGCCGCCGCGCGCCGGGATGCCCCTCGCCATCGCCTGGGGCGGCAAGGAGCCGGCGGCGTTCCGCGGCCAGTCCGAAGCCTATGCGGAAGTGTGCCGGCAGGCCGGGGCCGCCGTGACGGCGATCGAATGCGCCGGCGCCGATCATTTCTCCATCATGGCCGACTGGGCCGACCCGGCGAGCGCGCTGTTCGAGGCGCTGGAGGGGATTGTCGATGGCCCTGCGTAGGGACGGCACCAGTCGCACAGACTACAGGTCCAGCGAATCGAGGTGGCGGGCGATCAGGATTTTCTGGATCTCCGAGGTGCCCTCGTAGATCTGGTAGACCCGCACGTCGCGGTAGATTTTCTCGACCGGGAAATCGTTGAGGAAACCGGCGCCGCCGTGGATCTGGATCGCCCCGGAGGCGACACGCTCGGCCATTTCCGAGGCGAAGAGCTTGGCCATCGAGGCCTCGGCGGCGCAGTCCCGCCCCGCGTCCTTGAGAGCGGCGGCGTGGAGGTAGAGCTGGCGCGCCGCCTCGATCTGCGTCGCCATGTCGGCCAGCTTGAAGGCGATCGCCTGGTGTTCGGCGATCGGCCGGCCGAACGCCTCGCGCTCCTTCGCATAGTCGCGGGCCGCCTTGAGCGCCGCGCGGGCGCCGCCGACCGCCTGGGCCGCCACGCCGATCCGGCCGGCGGACAGGTTGGCGAGCGCGATGCCGAGGCCCCGGCCTTCCGCGCCCAGCAGGTCGGCCTCCGGCACGATCATGTCCTCGAACACGACCTGCGCCGTGTCGTTGGTGCGGTGGCCGAGCTTGCGCTCCTCCGCGATCACCCGGTAGCCCGGATTGTCCGTCGGCGTGACGAAGGCGGAGATTCCGCGCTTGCCGGCCGCCGGGTCGGTGACCGCGACGATCATCGCCAGTTCCGCCGTCGCGCCGCCGGTGACGAAGGCCTTGTGGCCGTTGAGGCACCAGCCACCTTCCATCTTTTCCGCGCGGGTGCGGATCGCGGCCGCATCGGAGCCGGCGTGCGGCTCGGTCAGGTGGATGCAGCCGATCCAGTCGCCGGAGGTGAGTTTCGTCAGGTATTCGGCCTTCTGGCGCTCCGTGCCGTGTTGTTGGATTGCGGCGGCGACCGGCGAGTTGTTCGCCGCCATCATGTTGGAGATGCCGCCGTCGGCCGCCGAAATCTCCTCCAGCGCCAGGGCGTAGGAGACGAAATCGGCCCCGGCGCCGCCCCAGGCCGGATCGACGGTTACGCCCATCAGGCCGACTTCGGCCATCTCGCGCAGCACGGCGCGCGGCGCGCCCTCCTGACGGTCCCATTCCGCCGCATAGGGCGCAATCGCGCGAGCCGCGAAAGCGCGGGCGGCATCCCGGATCTGCCGTTGCGTTTCGCTGAGCTGCATGGGTTCGCCCGCCGCGCTACCCGCCCAGACCGAACAGCCTGAGCGCGTTCGTCCGGCCGATTTTCAGCCGGTCCGCCTCTGCGATGTCGACGCTGTCCATCCAGGCTGCTGAATAATCGACGTTTTCGAACGGCCAGTCGGTCGAGAACAGGATCCGGTCCGCCCCGATGACCTGTATCGAGCACAGCAGCGCCTCGGTGCAGTAGTTGCCCGACACGGTGATATGGAAATTCTCCCGGAAATATTCGGTGAAGCTCTTCTGCGCCGGCTGCGGGCCGCTGCTTCCGGGCCGCTTCGTCCAGGCGTTCTTGTTGTCGACCCGCCAGATGTTGAAGGGCAGGCCCTCGCCCATATGGCCGACGATAATCTGCAATTCCGGATGATCGTCGAACAGGCCCGAGCCCATCAGCCGGAGCGCGTGCACGGCGGTTTCCTGGCCGAACGCCCAGCCCGGCCCCATCAGCCAGGGATGGCCGTCATAGATGCGCGCGTCCCGGGGCAGCGGATTGCGCGGATGGAGGTAAAAGGGCACGCCGAGCCCGGCGCACACCGCCCAGAACGGCCGGTATTGCGGCAGGTCGTAATAGAGCAGCGTGTCGTCGCCCTCGACCTGCGAAAACCCGTTGGCCAGCGCGCCGGCGAAGCCGAGCTCCCGGATGCAGCGCGTCAGTTCCGCCGCCGCGAGTTCCGGGTCTTGCAGCGGCAGGGCGGCGAGGCCGCGGAAGCGGTCGGGCCGGCGGGCGACCTTTTCCGCCAGGTCGTCATTGGCCCGGCGCGCAACTTCGGCGGCCCGCGCCACGTCCGGAATCGCCTGGACCGCTGGCGCGTTGAGCGACAGGATCATCATTTCCATGCCGTGGGCGTCCATCTCGCGCAGGCGCCGGTCTTCCGGGTCGATCAGGCGGCCGGAGAGTTCCTCCCAATCCGCGGGCGGCAGGAAGCCCGCCGAATCCTGAAGCGTATCGGCTATGGCGAAATGCTCTTCCAGGCCGATCTTGCCATCCATATTTCCCTCCGACCCTCTCGTGACCGCCGCATCGTAAGGGCGGCCGGGCCGCATTCCACGTATTTCTTTACTCTTTCGGTGCAGATCGCCGTTCGACGGCCCGGCCCATCTGGGATAAACGGATCGGCGAAGCCGCCGCACGGGTCGCGTTCCTGCGCGCGGCCGGCATCCGGAGGGAGGGTATCGATGCAAGGCAAGATCGCGTTCGAAGAGCATATGGCGATCGAGGAAACCCTCGGCGGCTCCCGGCATTTCGCCGGGGAATCCGGGCGCTGGGACGAATTCACCCGGGAATTGCTGGATATCGGCGAGCGGCGCATCGAGGCGATGGAGCGCTGCGGCGTCGAGTTCGCGCTGCTGTCGCTCAACGCGCCGGCGGTCCAGGGCATCCTCGATACCG
The genomic region above belongs to Rhodospirillaceae bacterium and contains:
- a CDS encoding aspartate aminotransferase family protein; the encoded protein is MTHVFHRSPSGAMPTVSHGEGVYIYDTDGREYLDGCGGAAVSCLGHSDGRVKRAITEQLERIPFAHTGYFTNCPVERLAEKLADRAPGDLDKVFFVSGGSEAIESALKMARQYFVERGETGRTRFITRRQSFHGNTLGALAAGGNRWRRAQFEPLLIETHRIEPCYEYRGRRLEETPEVYGLRVADELEKKILELGPDTVAAFIAETVMGATAGAVPPTPGYFRRIREICDRYGILLILDEVMCGMGRTGTMFSCEQDEVVPDLLTLAKGLGAGYQPIGAVMAADRVFRAIADGSGFFQHSHTYMGHPVACAAGNAVIDAIEEDDLLANVRTRGDDLQAGLRMTLGQHPHVGDIRGRGLLVGVEIVRDRGTKEPFEPERKLPAKIKAAALDEGLMVYPMGGTIDGLSGAHVLLAPPYTIDAGHVEAIVDRLGTALDTALAA
- a CDS encoding VOC family protein, with amino-acid sequence MIEINGAAHIILTVSQWEKAREFYSGLLPFLGLKKVYDGNNFLYHVGGRTALGIQRCSEDYAGERFAATRVGLHHFCFRARSREDVDAAAAHVRSIGGFIDRGPLEGDFAPGYYYFVFEDPDGIRLEINYIPGKGLLVGDTPLSPSDDPDWDQNP
- a CDS encoding glutathione S-transferase N-terminal domain-containing protein yields the protein MIDAWFWPTPNGWKISIALEEMALDYRIVPVNIYKGAQFEPDFLAISPNNRMPAIVDHAPADGGPPLPVFESGAILIYLAEKTGRFLPADLRGRKTVLEWLSWQLGGVGPMFGQAGHFSLYAPEPIPYAIERYRAEMLRLYGVLDRRLYGREFIAGDYSIADMACWPWVITYKGQKVDLGEFRNVRRWYKALQQRPALRRGYDAGKELGKLMLEWDEETKQNLLPGYKPKETAA
- a CDS encoding alpha/beta hydrolase, translated to MSDPDLDAAYDIEASVPNLPAIQARYAEASAALTGLDSAALDLAYGPDPRHRLDILAPPEGARAAILYFHGGYWKGGAKEGRRFPGPAWNARGVAWVPVEYRLAPAATVDGIVDDARRAVAWFHAHAAEYGCDPAAIHVAGNSAGGHLAGMLAAEGWQAEWGLPADIIASAAPVSGLFDLAPLRRTFANDWLALDEAGAQRNSPIHRPPRAGMPLAIAWGGKEPAAFRGQSEAYAEVCRQAGAAVTAIECAGADHFSIMADWADPASALFEALEGIVDGPA
- a CDS encoding acyl-CoA dehydrogenase family protein produces the protein MQLSETQRQIRDAARAFAARAIAPYAAEWDRQEGAPRAVLREMAEVGLMGVTVDPAWGGAGADFVSYALALEEISAADGGISNMMAANNSPVAAAIQQHGTERQKAEYLTKLTSGDWIGCIHLTEPHAGSDAAAIRTRAEKMEGGWCLNGHKAFVTGGATAELAMIVAVTDPAAGKRGISAFVTPTDNPGYRVIAEERKLGHRTNDTAQVVFEDMIVPEADLLGAEGRGLGIALANLSAGRIGVAAQAVGGARAALKAARDYAKEREAFGRPIAEHQAIAFKLADMATQIEAARQLYLHAAALKDAGRDCAAEASMAKLFASEMAERVASGAIQIHGGAGFLNDFPVEKIYRDVRVYQIYEGTSEIQKILIARHLDSLDL
- a CDS encoding amidohydrolase family protein, whose amino-acid sequence is MDGKIGLEEHFAIADTLQDSAGFLPPADWEELSGRLIDPEDRRLREMDAHGMEMMILSLNAPAVQAIPDVARAAEVARRANDDLAEKVARRPDRFRGLAALPLQDPELAAAELTRCIRELGFAGALANGFSQVEGDDTLLYYDLPQYRPFWAVCAGLGVPFYLHPRNPLPRDARIYDGHPWLMGPGWAFGQETAVHALRLMGSGLFDDHPELQIIVGHMGEGLPFNIWRVDNKNAWTKRPGSSGPQPAQKSFTEYFRENFHITVSGNYCTEALLCSIQVIGADRILFSTDWPFENVDYSAAWMDSVDIAEADRLKIGRTNALRLFGLGG